One window from the genome of Armatimonadota bacterium encodes:
- a CDS encoding Rne/Rng family ribonuclease: MTDETKAAPDKPKRASRRRTPKKKAAETTPTPAPAPSRVSKEILVNAGDLETRVAILEDGQLAELYLEREPRIVGNIYQGKIVNVVRGMDAAFADIGTERHAFLSVDDVILRQAEEEIGPASARARATIVEMLKPGQELLLQVVRASMGSKGPRVTTRLALPGRYLVLLMGDGNYVGVSRKIEKEAERVRLRGIAERIRPQNNGLIVRTEAEGRDLRVLRKDAEYLTQVAQRIHARAKDAKAPALLHEDLPLISRIIRDTVSRQVKRIVVDSPEVHADVLELVEFTAPQLKQRVTLHADKLPLFTAHGLEDEIERLLRRRVWLSGGGYISIDETEALTTIDVNSGRLTATGGLDETILRTNLQAADEVGRQLRLRDLGGIIVIDFIDMDKAKHRMRVTQAFEGSLGRDRAKTKVLHLSPLGLVEMTRKRTTGSLARIMTQDCPHCGGTGRLRSPLTVALGIERELARRAVQEPADAFIVRAHRDVAVILVGYGGERAQQTEKTLARPVYVRLAPADHVEHYDLASADARHVAAQISTLKPEEVVTARIISQDVALGDLALAEANGYLIGIETDKQIEAAEVEVRVKEVKNSFAIAEPAAKPPAKKRSARRRGSRGGRRHKGKAKTTAE; this comes from the coding sequence ACGAGACTAAGGCCGCGCCGGATAAGCCCAAGCGGGCCTCCCGGCGCAGGACCCCAAAGAAGAAGGCGGCGGAGACCACGCCCACGCCCGCGCCCGCCCCGTCACGGGTGAGCAAGGAGATACTGGTCAACGCCGGCGACCTCGAGACGCGGGTAGCGATACTCGAGGACGGCCAGCTGGCGGAGCTCTACCTCGAGCGCGAGCCGCGCATCGTCGGCAACATCTACCAGGGCAAGATCGTCAACGTCGTGCGCGGGATGGATGCCGCGTTCGCCGACATCGGCACCGAGCGCCACGCCTTCCTGAGCGTTGACGACGTGATCTTGCGGCAGGCGGAGGAAGAGATCGGGCCCGCGAGCGCGCGCGCGCGGGCGACCATCGTCGAGATGCTGAAGCCGGGGCAGGAGCTGCTGCTGCAGGTGGTGCGGGCCTCAATGGGCTCGAAGGGGCCGCGCGTGACCACGCGCCTGGCCCTGCCGGGCCGCTACCTGGTGCTGCTGATGGGCGATGGCAACTATGTCGGCGTCTCGCGCAAGATCGAAAAGGAAGCCGAGCGCGTGCGCCTGCGCGGCATCGCCGAGCGCATCCGCCCCCAGAACAACGGGCTCATCGTGCGCACCGAGGCCGAGGGCCGGGACCTGCGGGTGCTGCGCAAGGACGCGGAGTACCTCACGCAGGTCGCGCAGCGCATCCACGCCCGGGCCAAGGACGCCAAGGCCCCGGCGCTGCTGCACGAGGACCTGCCGCTCATCAGCCGCATCATCCGCGACACCGTCAGCCGTCAGGTCAAGCGCATCGTCGTGGATTCACCGGAGGTGCACGCGGACGTGCTCGAACTGGTCGAGTTCACCGCGCCGCAACTCAAGCAGCGCGTGACTCTGCACGCCGACAAGCTGCCCCTGTTCACCGCGCACGGCCTCGAGGACGAAATCGAGCGCCTGCTGCGCCGCCGCGTGTGGCTCAGCGGGGGCGGCTACATCAGCATTGACGAGACCGAGGCGCTGACCACGATTGACGTCAACAGCGGACGCCTGACCGCCACCGGCGGCCTCGACGAGACGATTCTGCGCACCAACTTGCAGGCGGCCGACGAGGTGGGGCGCCAGTTGCGGCTGCGCGACCTCGGCGGCATCATCGTCATTGACTTCATTGACATGGACAAGGCCAAACACCGCATGCGCGTGACCCAGGCTTTCGAGGGCAGCCTTGGCCGCGACCGCGCCAAGACCAAGGTCCTGCATCTGAGCCCGCTGGGGCTGGTGGAGATGACGCGCAAGCGCACCACCGGCAGCCTCGCGCGCATCATGACCCAGGACTGCCCGCACTGCGGTGGCACCGGGCGCCTGCGCTCCCCCTTGACCGTGGCCCTCGGTATTGAGCGCGAGCTCGCCCGCCGCGCGGTTCAGGAACCCGCCGACGCCTTCATCGTCCGCGCCCACCGCGACGTCGCTGTCATCCTCGTCGGCTACGGCGGCGAGCGCGCGCAGCAAACGGAGAAGACGCTTGCGCGTCCGGTCTATGTGCGCCTCGCCCCGGCAGACCATGTCGAGCATTATGACCTCGCGTCGGCCGATGCGCGCCACGTCGCCGCGCAGATCTCGACCCTCAAGCCGGAGGAGGTGGTTACCGCTCGCATCATCTCCCAGGATGTCGCACTCGGCGATCTCGCCCTCGCCGAGGCCAATGGCTACCTCATCGGTATCGAGACCGACAAGCAGATAGAGGCGGCCGAGGTCGAGGTGCGCGTCAAGGAGGTGAAGAACTCTTTCGCCATCGCCGAGCCGGCGGCCAAGCCCCCCGCCAAGAAACGATCCGCACGCCGTCGCGGCTCGCGCGGCGGTCGGCGCCACAAGGGGAAGGCCAAGACGACGGCGGAGTAG
- a CDS encoding mechanosensitive ion channel domain-containing protein has product MLSWERLLAEYPPEMLFAHGLKIAGIVVGALVVNFLAGRALRRLEQRAELAESAKVLEARRAVTVVGLASSVVRWVIFLVATIMVLGELGISAVPVLAGAGIVGLAVGFGAQTLVRDIVSGFFIILEGQLAVGDKAEINAVYGVVDEIGLRTTRLIAPGGQIRYFSNGAIASIVRYPDGAAPYLLTVPAAADKVEDTRQAVLDILADLDREQEVLAAAPQARAVIELPTYGRVIRFTVAVLPSAKAMFEAKAPARVAALLAERGLTLPPGREVALQSESPSAHNGD; this is encoded by the coding sequence ATGTTATCGTGGGAACGCTTGCTTGCCGAGTACCCACCGGAGATGCTCTTCGCCCACGGGCTGAAGATCGCGGGCATCGTCGTGGGCGCGCTGGTGGTCAACTTCCTCGCGGGGCGCGCCCTGCGCCGCCTGGAGCAGCGGGCCGAGCTGGCCGAGTCGGCCAAGGTGCTGGAGGCGCGGCGCGCGGTGACCGTGGTGGGGTTGGCGTCCAGCGTCGTGCGCTGGGTGATCTTCCTGGTGGCGACGATCATGGTGCTGGGGGAGTTGGGCATCAGCGCCGTGCCGGTCCTCGCGGGGGCGGGCATCGTCGGTCTGGCGGTCGGCTTCGGCGCGCAAACCCTGGTGCGCGACATCGTATCCGGGTTCTTCATCATCCTCGAGGGGCAACTCGCGGTCGGCGACAAGGCGGAGATCAACGCCGTGTACGGGGTGGTGGACGAGATCGGCCTGCGCACCACGCGTTTGATCGCGCCCGGCGGCCAGATTCGCTACTTCAGCAACGGCGCCATCGCCAGCATCGTGCGCTATCCCGACGGCGCAGCGCCTTACCTCCTGACCGTGCCGGCCGCCGCGGACAAGGTGGAGGATACGCGCCAGGCGGTGCTCGACATCCTGGCCGACCTCGACCGCGAACAGGAGGTGCTGGCCGCCGCGCCGCAGGCGCGCGCGGTGATCGAGCTGCCCACCTACGGGCGAGTCATTCGTTTCACGGTCGCCGTGCTGCCCAGCGCCAAGGCCATGTTTGAAGCCAAGGCGCCCGCCCGCGTCGCCGCGCTGCTCGCCGAGCGCGGCTTGACGCTCCCCCCGGGCCGCGAAGTGGCGCTGCAAAGCGAAAGCCCGTCAGCGCACAACGGCGACTAG
- a CDS encoding DUF4838 domain-containing protein: MTDSSYGDAVAPGAGSHSTAAAPSLLLADDGRSDYRIVLSASASPSEKHAAQELQMFLERICGARLPIVTDEETLGEHEIILGDNAHLREIGEKVDLEGLGDEGFVIRTAPPHLVIAGGRLRGTMYGVYTFLEDHLGCRWFTPEVSRIPKLERLEVGDISDRQIPVLEGRDVYFQHAFDADWAARNRVNTGRAVTKEHGAKAEPPWPYALFYLLIPPDKYFASHPEWFSQVDGERTHIGRFQRAQLCLTNEGLIQEAIKIAKAWLREHPQATVISVMQNDGAGGWCECNDCAALEAREGGAHSAPIIYFVNRIAEAIADEHPGVAVSTLAYWYSQRPPKTLKPRPNVIVRMCTNQCCRSHAFANEKCEQNAPLREDLRHWFELTQRIYVWDYVVNFRHYLLPFANLGRLGPNIRFFVNHGVRGIFAQGSGDSPHSDLSPLKAYVLAKLMWNPDCNEERAVDEFLAAYFGAAAQPIRAYLDSLEREIEADDLVRLHLSSFVQAVEASYLTPELLARAARLFDEAERLVADDPERRLRVQAARLSLDYVKLWLAARVHALVSAEDRRLPLGDWYRQAAEEFFSVAERAGVTHIRESSRSESTMDDFRRQLATITRTKEGEDVEIT; the protein is encoded by the coding sequence ATGACCGATTCATCTTACGGCGATGCCGTCGCGCCCGGTGCTGGGAGTCATTCGACGGCGGCGGCGCCCAGCCTGCTGCTGGCCGATGATGGCCGCAGCGACTATCGCATCGTGCTCTCAGCGTCAGCGTCGCCGTCAGAGAAGCACGCCGCCCAGGAACTGCAAATGTTCTTGGAGCGGATCTGCGGCGCGCGTCTGCCCATCGTCACCGACGAGGAGACGCTGGGCGAGCATGAGATCATCCTCGGCGACAACGCCCACCTGCGGGAGATCGGCGAGAAAGTGGATTTGGAGGGCCTGGGCGACGAGGGCTTCGTCATTCGCACCGCCCCGCCGCACTTGGTCATCGCCGGCGGGCGGCTGCGCGGCACCATGTACGGGGTTTACACCTTCCTCGAGGATCACCTCGGCTGCCGCTGGTTCACGCCCGAGGTCAGCCGCATTCCCAAGCTGGAGCGCCTGGAGGTCGGCGACATCAGCGACCGGCAGATTCCGGTGCTGGAAGGACGCGACGTCTACTTCCAGCATGCTTTCGATGCCGACTGGGCCGCGCGCAACCGGGTCAACACCGGGCGCGCGGTGACCAAGGAGCATGGCGCGAAGGCTGAACCTCCTTGGCCGTACGCCCTGTTCTACTTGCTCATTCCGCCCGACAAGTACTTCGCGTCGCATCCGGAGTGGTTCTCGCAGGTAGACGGTGAACGCACCCATATCGGCAGGTTCCAACGCGCCCAACTGTGCCTGACCAACGAGGGTCTGATCCAGGAGGCGATCAAGATCGCCAAGGCGTGGCTTCGCGAGCACCCCCAGGCGACCGTCATCTCCGTAATGCAAAACGACGGTGCCGGCGGCTGGTGCGAGTGTAACGACTGCGCGGCCCTGGAGGCGCGCGAGGGAGGAGCGCATTCGGCGCCCATCATCTATTTCGTCAATCGCATCGCTGAGGCGATCGCGGACGAGCATCCGGGGGTGGCGGTCAGTACGCTCGCCTACTGGTACAGCCAGAGGCCGCCGAAAACGCTTAAGCCCCGGCCCAACGTGATCGTCCGCATGTGCACCAACCAGTGCTGCCGCAGCCATGCCTTCGCCAACGAGAAGTGTGAACAGAATGCCCCGCTGCGCGAAGATCTCCGCCACTGGTTCGAGCTCACCCAACGCATCTACGTCTGGGACTACGTGGTCAATTTCCGCCATTACCTGCTGCCCTTTGCCAACCTGGGCAGGCTGGGACCGAACATCAGGTTCTTCGTCAACCACGGCGTGCGCGGCATCTTCGCGCAAGGCAGCGGTGATTCCCCGCACAGCGATTTGTCCCCACTGAAAGCCTACGTGCTGGCCAAGCTGATGTGGAATCCGGACTGCAACGAGGAGCGGGCGGTGGACGAGTTCCTCGCCGCCTACTTCGGCGCCGCCGCTCAGCCGATCCGCGCGTACCTGGACTCGCTCGAGCGGGAGATCGAGGCCGACGACTTGGTTCGTCTTCATCTGAGCTCTTTCGTGCAGGCCGTCGAGGCCTCTTACCTGACCCCGGAGCTCCTGGCGCGCGCGGCCCGGCTCTTCGACGAAGCGGAGCGGCTGGTCGCCGACGACCCGGAGCGCCGGCTGCGCGTACAGGCGGCGCGGCTGTCGCTGGACTACGTCAAGCTCTGGCTGGCGGCGCGAGTTCACGCGCTGGTAAGTGCGGAAGACCGGCGCCTGCCGCTGGGCGACTGGTACCGCCAGGCTGCCGAGGAGTTCTTCTCCGTCGCCGAGCGCGCCGGCGTCACCCACATCCGGGAGTCCAGCAGGAGCGAGAGCACGATGGACGACTTCCGGCGCCAGCTGGCGACCATCACCCGCACCAAGGAAGGCGAGGACGTCGAGATCACCTGA